A genomic region of Raphanus sativus cultivar WK10039 chromosome 6, ASM80110v3, whole genome shotgun sequence contains the following coding sequences:
- the LOC108806493 gene encoding uncharacterized protein At4g22758, which produces MPVVNSKNANRKGATGGETEKSRRGKLQEKAMSFHGRGTMPHPNPGELRRPKTLPELFSSGRTAAVEPVSSKPPRLTKLLLNVTVQGSSGALQIIISPESTVDDLIDAAVRLYVKEARRPFLPESEPSRFDLHYSQFSLESIGREQKLISLGSRNFFLCGRKENGGLVRSGSSESCSKEAEKAGKTGFHWLKFMGF; this is translated from the exons ATGCCGGTTGTAAACTCGAAGAACGCTAACCGGAAAGGAGCCACCGGAGGAGAAACCGAGAAGAGTCGCCGAGGAAAGCTACAGGAGAAAGCGATGTCGTTCCACGGCAGAGGAACGATGCCTCATCCGAATCCAGGAGAGCTTCGAAGGCCGAAGACTCTACCGGAGTTATTCTCCAGCGGTCGAACCGCCGCCGTCGAACCGGTGTCTTCTAAACCGCCGCGTCTGACGAAACTGCTCCTCAACGTGACGGTTCAGGGGAGTTCAGGAGCTCTGCAGATTATAATTTCGCCGGAATCCACCGTGGACGATTTGATCGACGCTGCGGTTCGTCTTTACGTGAAGGAAGCTCGCCGACCTTTCTTACCGGAATCTGAACCGTCCCGGTTTGATCTCCATTACTCGCAATTCAGCCTCGAAA GTATAGGAAGAGAACAGAAGCTGATCTCGCTTGGGTCAAGGAACTTTTTCTTGTGTGGTCGGAAAGAGAACGGAGGATTGGTCCGGAGTGGATCGTCGGAGTCTTGTTCAAAGGAAGCAGAGAAAGCGGGGAAAACTGGTTTTCACTGGCTCAAATTCATGGGTTTCTAG